In one window of Grus americana isolate bGruAme1 chromosome 39, bGruAme1.mat, whole genome shotgun sequence DNA:
- the HSD3B7 gene encoding 3 beta-hydroxysteroid dehydrogenase type 7 has product MEPQAGGDSDPHPATQGLVYVVTGGCGFLGSHLVQLLLEQEPELRELRIFDLRIDPAALPATHGDRVRLVQGDVGDAGAVGRVLAGADAVFHAASLVDVWGRASPEAIARVNVQGTKNVIAGCRAQGVRCLVYTSSMEVVGPNTRGDPFLRGDEDSPYPIRHTEPYPLSKAQAERLVLEANGSPVAGGGRLVTVALRPTGIYGERHPLMAQFYRRGRAAGGWLPRTLPPHAEHGRVYAGNVAWMHVLAARAARQRPGTVAGEVFFCYDSSPYAAYEDFNMLLLGPAGLRLGGPRPPAALLAFLARLNAGLRVLLRPLRLYAPLLNPYTLAVASTPFSVRTDKAQRCFGYRPLFSWEQARRRTVSWIRQLDAPSKS; this is encoded by the exons ATGGAGCCCCAGGCCGGGGGGGACAGCGACCCCCACCCCGCCACGCAG GGGCTGGTTTACGTGGTGACGGGCGGCTGCGGGTTCCTGGGGTCCCACctggtgcagctgctgctggagcaggagccgGAGCTGCGGGAGCTGCGAATCTTCGACCTCCGCATCGACCCCGCCGCCCTCCCGGCCACGCAcg GGGACCGGGTGCGGTTGGTGCAGGGGGACGTGGGGGACGCGGGGGCCGTGGGGCGGGTGCTGGCGGGGGCCGACGCCGTGTTTCACGCCGCTTCGCTCGTGGACGTGTGGGGCCGCGCCAGCCCCGAGGCCATCGCCCGGGTCAACGTGCAAG ggacaaAGAACGTGATCGCGGGGTGCCGGGCGCAAGGCGTGCGCTGCCTCGTCTACACCAGCAGCATGGAGGTGGTGGGGCCCAACACCCGCGGGGACCCCTTCCTGCG ggggGACGAGGACTCCCCGTACCCCATCCGGCACACGGAGCCGTACCCCCTCAGCAAGGCTCAAGCCGAGCGACTCGTCCTGGAAGCCAATGGCAGCCCC gtggcgggggggggccggcTGGTGACGGTGGCCCTGCGCCCCACGGGGATCTATGGGGAGCGACACCCCCTGATGGCCCAGTTCTACCGGagggggagggcggcgggggggtggcTGCCCCGAACCCTCCCGCCCCACGCCGAACACGGCCGCGTCTACGCTG GCAACGTGGCCTGGATGCATGTGCTGGCAGCTCGGGCAGCTCGGCAGCGCCCGGGGACGGTGGCCGGGGAAGTTTTTTTCTGCTACGACTCTTCCCCTTACGCCGCTTACGAAGATTTCAACATGTTGCTTTTGGGACCGGCCGGGTTACGACTTGGGGGGCCCCGACCCCCTGCCGCCCTCTTGGCTTTCCTGGCTCGTCTCAACGCCGGGTTAAGGGTCCTGCTGCGACCCCTACGCCTCTACGCCCCGCTCCTCAACCCCTACACCTTGGCCGTCGCTTCTACCCCCTTCAGCGTCCGCACCGACAAGGCTCAGCGATGTTTCGGCTACCGGCCGCTCTTTTCCTGGGAACAGGCTCGGCGACGCACCGTCAGCTGGATCCGGCAGCTCGATGCACC CTCCAAGTCCTGA